A portion of the Halodesulfovibrio aestuarii DSM 17919 = ATCC 29578 genome contains these proteins:
- a CDS encoding DUF2730 family protein, producing the protein MEHWDTILRLIPLALCIVQGLFGWGLWSLSKRFVSTDDCEKCRKKLGEDVAAMKSRQTAIESSIRELPSKTELHELALTMKDLQGELKAMQASVETLKTMTDRQEEYLLNGAAK; encoded by the coding sequence GTGGAGCACTGGGACACTATCTTGCGTTTGATCCCGTTGGCGCTATGTATCGTGCAGGGCTTGTTTGGATGGGGGCTTTGGTCGCTCTCAAAGCGATTTGTGAGCACTGACGATTGCGAAAAGTGCCGCAAGAAGCTGGGGGAAGATGTGGCCGCCATGAAGAGCCGCCAGACAGCCATAGAATCATCTATCAGAGAGCTGCCAAGTAAAACAGAATTGCATGAACTCGCCCTGACAATGAAAGACTTGCAGGGTGAGCTTAAAGCAATGCAGGCATCTGTTGAGACTCTGAAAACAATGACTGATCGTCAGGAAGAATATTTGCTTAACGGAGCCGCCAAATGA